CTTCTCCCAAGAATAATTGAAGAAAATTATCTTGAGTCACCGACATTAGCATTAAAAAATAAAAATGGATAAATAACACTGGCATGTTAGAGAAGTTAGTGAAAATAATAATCATGTTTCTTTTTCTGGGAGAACATAATAACATGTTCCTTGAGAAGAGGTAACTATTTTGGCTGTATTTTTAATCTGGATTTAGTATGTATTGTTTTTTACTTGATTTAATATATGTTGCTATCTCTAATGCATTTGTTTGTTTTATTTGAAACAGCGCGTGCCACCCAGGATGTTCCGTAAGCAGGACGATGAAATTTGTGAGCATATGAAGAAGATTATTCGTTCCAAGGTTAGCCCTCATTGCATTATCGTTCATGTAAATTTATTTTttcttcagaaggtaataaataAATATCAAAACGGTACCAAAAACACCCAGACTCTGCAACAACGTAATGTCAAGATATAGTTAAGACATAAAGGATGCACATAGACAAATTTAATTAACCGAGTGCAAAAGTTTCTCGGCTATAAATTCGTGCAGATATTTTTTTTTAGTTCCAACCAACATCAAATGGGGTACACAAACATAGTTGCCTTTTCTATTTAGAGGACTATATATTTTTACATCACTTGGAAGACTATAAGCATGCTTTATCTAGTGGATAAATTAACACATCTGCGATTAAAAAAACTAAGGGGTACTAGATCCTTAATGTGTTGTTTCTCTCGGTTTCTTGATTGTAGACAGTCCCTTGTGGCTACGATGGAAAAAGGATCAACGCGTCATTGGGTCAAGAGAATCCAAGCAACAATCAGATGGCAATGACGGTCTGCCGGCGAGCTCGATCATCTCTTGATATAGCTTCCATGGTCATGGTAAGTGGTAAATAGATTACTTGTGTTTTGTTAACAAATCATGCCCACGCATTCATTTTTACTCATGGCTGGTGCAAAACCACGGCAACTGTATCAAAATATCCAGGATATTACATCAGTGTTAGGCCTCGGTACAGCAGAAATCTCTCAACATACAACAGGCCAGGTAATAACAATCCCTATAAGGTATTTTCGACGAATTTTTTGATATGGTAGACACATACTGATACTTTTTCCTTGATATAGATGGTTAGGATGTATGCAGCAACCttttgtgatgctgccgaggctgCCTGCCTCACAGGGATTGAGAAGGACACAATTCTTTCGTTTCTGGGGGCTCTTGGATGTTTAGGGGCAATTGCACATATCTTGGTTGAAGATATCAGCGCGAAACTCAAAGATGGTCCTTGGAAGAATAAGATAAAGTTTCACTTGGATATAGATTACCATGAATTCTGTAAGAAGATGGATGCTTTGAAAATGGAAATTGATTTGGCTGAACGAAATGATGCACGCAAGGTATATTTTGTTTGACCCATTAGTCGCACCCCAGGAAATATTTTACTAGGTTCTAATAGTGTACATTTACTTTAACAGGCTATGGATCAGGTACTCTGGAATGGTGTGCGGCATGCAGAATCATATGTTTCCAAACTGATCAAAGATGCGTTATCCCATTAGTAAGTTAATCAAATTGATTTGCAGCCTCCCAAATGCAGGTGGTTTTTGCTATAGTATTGCCACCTGCTGTGTATTGCTGCATGCTAAGCTATACATGAATCATCTGCCTCTTGTTGGTGTGAAGCCATATGCAGAAAAAAGAGAATGCTTGCATCAGTATTCTTCTTTGCCAGAGAGccgaaagaagaagaaaaatgcaTGCAGAATAATGTTCCATTGGTTCTTAATGTGTTGATATTGTAATGGAGGAAGAACACTGTCCATGATTTTTAATACAAGTGTTTTTTTTTTTACCTGAAGCAAGTATATTTTATTCAAGCAAATCTCCATACAATTTGTAGCCGGGGCTAAAATCAAGCGGTCCAAAATTCTGTGTTTATACAAGAAGTGCCCCCACTGACATGTTCTGCTCCCACTCCAAATTCGTTCTGTGCCCGCCCCTGTGGTCTGGTGCTCCTCCTCTCTACGGTTTCCCGCCAGCAAGCTAGACGGCCGTCCCCTCCGAATTCCGTTCGTTCCCATCGCCGCTGGAACTTGCTCCCCAGTTCGTGCGCGCAGCAGTTCGTGCAAGTAGCACGAGTTCTTCAGTGTGGCTTGGCTTCGGTTGTTTGTTTGCTTTCACTGCACCGCGGCATCAGAAGAAAACGGAGCAGAACACACTTGTAGCAACACACCACGGAAACGCCAGACTGAAGAAACGGCCCAGCCCAGCACAGACTGCAGCTCCTCTCTATTCCTCTCGTCTCGTTTAGGACATCTCCAGCCGCGCGACCCAAACATAGTTGCCAGCGATCCGGATCGTGCGGGTCGAGGAACGGGGTCGAGGATCGAGGATCGACATCCTAGCGAACAAGGATCGACATGGGGTATACATCTCCGGTACGCCGATTTGGTACGCGGGTCGGGATCCATTTAATTTTGGGTCGATCCAGTCAGCCAGTCAGCCCACCACCACGCCAGCCCAGGAAACTCATCCGTTCCGTATTTCTTCTCCAGGAAGACGAAGCACCAAACAAATCCCCAAATTCCTTCGGTCTATTCCGGTGACCAAGTCCAGCAGTGCCTCCCACGATCAGAGCCCGACCTCCCCTAGTGAATTCCAGGCGACCAGGCGGCGATGGCGGTAACGGAGGAACGGAGCAGGGCAGGCCGCAATGCGACGGCGCCGTGAGACTGAGACCGTCGATGAGCCGCCGGCGTACATGGCAGGACGGAAACTGCGGCGGCATGCCTGGTATGTACTCGCCGCCTTGCAACTGCCGTGCTCAACATCAATCGAACGGGGTCGTGACCCGGCCACGAATCAGGTCGACCCGCTGTCGTTCCCGATCCTCGATCCGGGTCGATCGATCCGGGGTCGTGGATCGCGTCACCGACCCCGAACCTGGCAACTATGGACccaaacggtcgctgagcgaccgttttcgtccgtcgTGATCGGAGATGCGTCTGGAatctgttccagcggggcgacgcaaagtgaccgggccgtccgcggagacgcaaacctggcccaaatatgcgccaggtttgcgtctccgcggacgctcggcaaTCGCTCCGAGTGTCCGacgaaaaagacgtaggacccgcgcgtcagtggctggagggcgatattattcccgccactggccattcccccgcgccaaattggaaactagaccggcgcgagcagcccagaagcgatggacgtcctcgccgccgcagctaccgccatggatgcagagcaaaccctcgcacccaccgccgccccacactcccccgtagccacggCCATAGCCAGAATGGACActgcagctccggcggaagcaaagcgggccgccgacgacggcggccgggaggcaaagctgaaggcggcaaagaaggtgctctccgcGGAGGAGAAAGTCCTGGAGGCCGCGAAGCATCGCGGGTGgcgcaagaaccagaagatcaagactgccgcggccgccaaccagcaggcctggcagatgcagatcaaagccgacgtcgcgcaagtagccctccatccgaccttagcggagggctacatgatcgtcaagagagaggggatcgccggtgtcgctcctccggcctcttcggtcagctcggtaagttcccagctgcgccctggaactcccgctcccttgcagggccacgcggcgtcgcggttcgcctccggcctgccgccggtaaagttgaccggggcggcggttcccgacctcaaccggacgcctagaagcggtgactcctgcccgggcgcgacacagaagacgcgccaggtgccggaggagagcatgccgcagccccgcatcctgttcgacgaaatggcgccgcctgccccgacgatggacgacccggtacgtgagctctGTCAATGTGTGCGAGTGCCCTGTATCATGCGTCTGATGTTCCGGTCGTTCGTAGGACTATTGGAAGGACCGCCATGATTCAGACATCCAGGAAATTATCTACGGTGGCGGCTTCGTTCGCGATGATCGGGCCTGGACAGGCGTGCATGATGACTGGCCACCAACGCAAGATGCAGAGGACATCGAGACTGCACGGCTGTTCGGCACCCAgcagacgcagccaacacccgtgtgCGTGGACGACTTCGACGACGCGCCAACACAGCCTATCCCCACGGACATTGCCACcaagaagaagggggagagccgcaggacacaaggcttcgtcgacgacgaggacaagTGTTTGTGTGAAGCGTGGCTGACTGGCTGGCAACGACCCAAGATTGTATCAATGCCGCCCagcaaaagggcaaggtctattgggccaagatcttgcagcagtacaacgagaccaggatgcacccgccctaccatatcacaggccctcggacggaagagtccctccggaaaagatggaactacatcaaacaagagactgCCAAGTTCTGCTCGGCGGTCGAACATGCTATTAACAACCCCGTAAGCGGCACTGGCGTCATGACAGTGGTAAAGACGATAGAACCATCATCTTTGTAGACAATTTGCGTCATTGCGTCAATTTGCATCATTGTACATCATTGGTGgctatgattgcaggtatcccgcgccttgcagaagttcagggcgacgcacaagaa
This region of Lolium perenne isolate Kyuss_39 chromosome 2, Kyuss_2.0, whole genome shotgun sequence genomic DNA includes:
- the LOC127322850 gene encoding uncharacterized protein, with protein sequence MASLCASWCWAAPVTVAAASPSTRPARVTLRALPRAASPAPLLRIQLGRRPRGAFFLSRCQKGADRHLEPDEPEPEPELGREDGGPDSLDVMIKDLAEYSDYYRANKLGLRVPPRMFRKQDDEICEHMKKIIRSKTVPCGYDGKRINASLGQENPSNNQMAMTVCRRARSSLDIASMVMDITSVLGLGTAEISQHTTGQMVRMYAATFCDAAEAACLTGIEKDTILSFLGALGCLGAIAHILVEDISAKLKDGPWKNKIKFHLDIDYHEFCKKMDALKMEIDLAERNDARKAMDQVLWNGVRHAESYVSKLIKDALSH